The Williamsia sp. DF01-3 genome has a window encoding:
- a CDS encoding NAD(P)/FAD-dependent oxidoreductase — MDAPFATTSTNQQLDADVAIVGSGFGGLTAAQRLAKSGLRVVLVSSTPEHLFQPLLYQVATGVLNSEEIAPDVAGILRRHKNIEVRLGTVTAVDPDAGLLTFRGEGAAQTVRFRYLIAATGATQSYFGRDEFARYSFALKTIDDATRLRAQIRRCFEEAARTDDPDLRRRLLSFVVVGAGPTGVEVAGQIRELATRYYKLDDVSVYLVEGAGAALPVYGGSLSAYAQKALERGGVEVVLNAFVTEMDSEGVTVKIGDGAATRRIAADTIVWSAGVQASAFAGVLAEVTGSAIDRAGRLLINPDLTVGGYANVFAIGDMTSLNGYPGQSPVAMQEARHAADIISRKKQPGTPFQYFDKGSMSVINRFSAVVAINERIRFGGFIAWLTWLAVHLFYLVGFRNRFAAIASWLFAFVGSNRPGFDQADRMPAEKQRRRKAS, encoded by the coding sequence ATGGACGCACCTTTCGCAACGACCAGCACGAATCAGCAACTCGACGCCGACGTCGCCATTGTCGGATCGGGTTTCGGTGGGCTCACCGCAGCGCAGCGGCTCGCCAAGTCGGGTCTGCGGGTGGTCCTCGTCTCGAGCACTCCCGAGCACCTGTTCCAGCCGTTGCTCTACCAGGTTGCCACCGGCGTCCTGAACAGCGAGGAGATCGCCCCGGACGTGGCCGGCATCCTCCGTCGCCACAAGAACATCGAGGTGCGGCTGGGAACGGTGACCGCGGTGGATCCCGATGCCGGGCTCCTCACATTCCGCGGAGAGGGCGCAGCCCAGACCGTCCGGTTCCGCTATCTGATCGCGGCCACAGGTGCCACCCAGTCGTACTTCGGTCGTGACGAGTTCGCACGATATTCCTTTGCGCTCAAGACGATCGACGATGCCACCCGTCTTCGCGCACAGATCCGACGCTGCTTCGAGGAGGCCGCGCGCACGGACGATCCGGACCTGCGTCGCAGGTTGCTCAGCTTCGTGGTGGTGGGCGCCGGCCCCACCGGCGTGGAGGTGGCCGGCCAGATTCGCGAATTGGCCACGCGCTATTACAAGCTCGACGACGTCTCGGTCTACCTCGTCGAGGGCGCGGGGGCCGCGCTCCCCGTGTACGGGGGTTCGCTGTCCGCCTACGCGCAGAAGGCCCTGGAACGTGGCGGTGTCGAGGTGGTACTGAACGCCTTTGTCACCGAGATGGATTCAGAAGGCGTCACCGTCAAGATCGGCGACGGGGCGGCAACGCGCCGCATCGCAGCCGACACCATCGTGTGGTCGGCCGGAGTGCAGGCAAGCGCCTTCGCGGGCGTACTCGCCGAGGTCACCGGAAGCGCGATCGACCGCGCCGGCAGGCTGTTGATCAACCCCGACCTGACGGTCGGTGGCTACGCGAACGTATTCGCCATCGGCGACATGACGTCGTTGAACGGCTACCCCGGTCAGAGCCCGGTCGCCATGCAGGAGGCGCGCCACGCTGCGGACATCATCAGCCGAAAGAAGCAGCCGGGCACCCCGTTCCAATACTTCGACAAGGGCAGCATGTCGGTGATCAACCGCTTCAGCGCGGTGGTGGCCATCAACGAGCGAATCCGGTTCGGCGGCTTCATCGCCTGGCTGACGTGGCTGGCAGTGCACCTGTTCTACCTGGTGGGGTTCCGTAACCGGTTCGCGGCCATCGCCTCGTGGCTCTTCGCCTTCGTGGGCAGCAACCGCCCCGGATTCGATCAGGCCGACCGGATGCCGGCGGAGAAGCAACGTCGCCGCAAGGCCAGTTGA
- a CDS encoding bifunctional RNase H/acid phosphatase encodes MKVIAEADGGSRGNPGPAGYGAVVFDADHSAVLAERKEALGVTTNNVAEYRGLIAALTAAAELGAADVTMRMDSKLVVEQMSGRWKIKHPDMIPLAREAKRLTERFDNVEFVWIPRNQNGHADRLANEAMDAAAGLTPAASPASDTDTDTGTTEKAPATSPGWTGARGAPTRLLLLRHGQTALSVERRYSGRGNPELTELGREQAALAAKRLASRTPSDVSAVISSPLGRARETAESAATALGLPVTVHDGLIETDFGAWEGLTFREAAERDPELFKTWLGDTSVAPPGGESFDTVTERVLQARSEIVADNGSSTVLVVSHVTPIKVLLRSALDVGPSILYRLHLDLASLSLAEFYPDGGASVRLVNDTNHLGEI; translated from the coding sequence GTGAAGGTGATAGCGGAGGCAGACGGGGGCTCACGCGGCAACCCCGGTCCGGCCGGTTACGGGGCGGTGGTGTTCGACGCCGACCACTCTGCGGTTCTCGCGGAACGCAAAGAGGCGCTCGGGGTGACCACCAACAACGTGGCCGAATACCGGGGTCTCATCGCGGCGCTCACAGCTGCTGCCGAGCTCGGGGCCGCTGACGTCACGATGCGGATGGATTCCAAACTTGTTGTCGAGCAGATGTCGGGCCGCTGGAAGATCAAGCATCCGGACATGATCCCGCTGGCTCGCGAGGCCAAGAGATTGACCGAACGGTTCGACAACGTCGAGTTCGTCTGGATACCGCGCAACCAGAACGGGCACGCAGATCGACTGGCGAATGAAGCGATGGACGCCGCTGCAGGTCTGACGCCTGCCGCGTCGCCTGCATCCGACACCGACACCGACACCGGCACAACGGAAAAAGCGCCGGCGACGTCGCCGGGGTGGACAGGCGCGCGCGGCGCTCCCACACGTCTGTTGCTGTTGCGGCACGGCCAGACAGCGCTGTCGGTCGAGCGTCGCTACTCGGGTAGGGGTAACCCTGAACTGACCGAATTGGGCCGCGAACAAGCAGCACTGGCCGCCAAGCGGCTGGCCTCGCGGACCCCCTCGGACGTCAGTGCTGTGATCAGCTCTCCGTTGGGCCGGGCCAGGGAGACCGCCGAATCAGCCGCCACCGCATTGGGTTTGCCGGTCACGGTGCACGACGGTCTGATCGAGACCGACTTCGGGGCGTGGGAGGGTCTGACGTTCCGAGAGGCCGCAGAGCGCGATCCCGAGCTCTTCAAGACCTGGCTCGGTGACACCAGCGTCGCTCCGCCCGGGGGCGAGAGTTTCGACACCGTCACCGAACGAGTGCTGCAGGCGCGGTCAGAGATCGTCGCAGACAACGGGTCGTCGACTGTTCTGGTGGTATCCCATGTGACACCCATCAAGGTGTTGCTGCGTTCAGCGCTCGATGTGGGTCCGTCGATTCTCTATCGACTGCACCTGGATCTGGCATCGTTGAGCCTCGCCGAGTTCTATCCCGACGGCGGTGCGTCGGTGCGACTGGTGAACGACACCAACCACCTCGGCGAGATCTGA
- a CDS encoding zinc ribbon domain-containing protein codes for MKADPASQRLMLDIADIDAELHRIAHRRAVLPENAELSRLAEQLQTQRDEAIRAQIAAEDLLRESRRLDNEINSMSMREAKDNQQLAAGNLPAKALTELEHEVAGLIRRRSNLEDEMLEVMEQQEAVSADEQRASAMTAHTQRLIDDATARREVALAEIAETEAAAQTKRDAMLEHADADLMAIYDRQTKAGRVGAGLLRAGRCGGCRMEFDRGLLGRIAATPADEVVRCDECGAILVRTNESGLTRQ; via the coding sequence GTGAAAGCAGACCCGGCCAGCCAACGACTCATGTTGGACATCGCCGACATCGATGCCGAATTGCACCGCATCGCGCATCGGCGGGCAGTCCTCCCAGAGAACGCCGAGTTGAGCAGGCTTGCCGAACAGCTGCAGACCCAGCGCGACGAGGCAATCCGCGCCCAGATCGCCGCCGAAGACCTGCTGCGGGAATCGCGCCGGCTCGACAACGAGATCAACTCGATGTCGATGCGCGAGGCCAAGGACAACCAGCAGTTGGCGGCAGGCAATCTGCCTGCCAAGGCACTGACCGAACTCGAGCACGAGGTCGCCGGGCTGATCCGTCGACGGTCCAATCTCGAGGACGAGATGCTCGAGGTGATGGAGCAGCAGGAAGCGGTCAGCGCGGACGAGCAGCGCGCATCGGCGATGACGGCCCACACCCAACGGCTGATCGACGACGCCACGGCCCGCCGCGAGGTCGCGTTGGCCGAGATCGCGGAGACAGAGGCTGCCGCGCAGACCAAGCGTGACGCGATGCTCGAACACGCCGACGCCGATCTCATGGCGATCTACGACCGGCAGACGAAAGCTGGAAGGGTCGGAGCCGGCTTGCTCCGGGCCGGCCGATGCGGCGGATGCCGCATGGAGTTCGACCGCGGTCTGCTCGGCCGCATCGCCGCCACCCCGGCCGACGAGGTCGTCCGATGCGACGAGTGTGGCGCAATCCTGGTACGCACCAACGAATCCGGTCTGACCCGGCAATGA
- a CDS encoding Nif3-like dinuclear metal center hexameric protein has translation MTGLADVIEVLERAYPVRLAEDWDSVGLVCGDPVETVGSVLCCVDVTDAVVDLAVAGGVDLIVAHHPLLLRGVDTVGAHTPKGRLIHRLIRNGCALYTAHTNADSASPGVSDALAGALGLIDLRPLDPKPAAAMDKWSVFVPAAEAASVREAMFAAGAGQIGEYSHCCWSTSGTGQFLPSADADPAVGARGELTQVAEDRVEMVARTSVRAAVLGALRAAHPYEEPAFDLIEMAAGISGEGLGRVGELAGPLTLGAFTKLVADALPVSTSGVRAAGDPEQVVRTVAVCGGAGDSLLRAARAAGADVYVTGDLRHHPVDEHLRGGGPALIDAGHWSTEFPWCEQVVDLLDAELPGLSATVFANPTDPWTVHRGGHGG, from the coding sequence ATGACCGGCCTTGCAGACGTGATCGAAGTACTCGAACGGGCATACCCGGTACGGCTCGCCGAGGACTGGGACTCGGTGGGTCTGGTGTGTGGTGACCCCGTCGAGACGGTTGGTTCGGTGCTCTGCTGCGTGGACGTGACCGACGCGGTGGTCGACCTCGCCGTGGCCGGAGGGGTCGACCTCATCGTGGCCCACCACCCTCTGCTCCTCCGTGGCGTCGACACGGTGGGCGCCCATACCCCCAAAGGCCGGCTCATCCACCGGCTGATCCGGAACGGGTGCGCGCTGTACACCGCACACACCAACGCGGACTCAGCATCCCCGGGGGTGTCGGACGCGTTGGCCGGCGCGCTCGGGCTGATCGACCTGCGGCCGCTCGATCCGAAACCTGCTGCGGCCATGGACAAGTGGTCGGTGTTCGTTCCCGCCGCCGAAGCCGCCTCCGTACGGGAAGCGATGTTCGCTGCGGGAGCCGGCCAGATCGGGGAGTACAGCCACTGCTGCTGGAGTACGTCCGGAACCGGACAATTCCTTCCCAGCGCAGATGCGGACCCGGCGGTCGGTGCGCGCGGTGAGCTGACCCAGGTTGCCGAAGACCGTGTCGAGATGGTTGCACGCACATCGGTGCGCGCAGCCGTTCTCGGCGCGCTGCGAGCAGCCCATCCTTACGAGGAACCGGCCTTCGATCTCATCGAGATGGCCGCAGGGATCAGTGGGGAGGGACTCGGCCGGGTCGGTGAGCTCGCCGGACCGCTGACGCTGGGCGCGTTCACCAAGCTCGTCGCCGACGCCCTGCCCGTGTCGACGTCAGGGGTACGCGCCGCCGGTGATCCCGAACAGGTGGTCCGGACCGTTGCAGTCTGCGGTGGAGCGGGCGATTCGCTGCTCAGAGCCGCGCGGGCCGCCGGAGCGGACGTCTACGTGACAGGGGATCTACGCCATCACCCGGTCGACGAACATCTGCGCGGGGGTGGTCCGGCGCTCATCGACGCCGGTCACTGGAGCACCGAGTTCCCTTGGTGCGAGCAGGTTGTCGATCTCCTGGATGCCGAGCTGCCGGGGCTCTCGGCCACCGTGTTCGCCAACCCGACTGATCCGTGGACCGTTCACCGAGGGGGTCACGGCGGATGA
- the cobC gene encoding Rv2231c family pyridoxal phosphate-dependent protein CobC translates to MKSPSVPTGGEHRVPAGQLLTDLARHGDRDAEPGLVDFAVNVRGTTPDFLLRALNARIGDLARYPGVDDERRAVEAIARHHRRDPSEVLLLAGAAEGFALLPQLQPRLAALLQPSFTEPERALRSADVAIEQVVLPPPWNLDPDLVPESADLVVLGNPTNPTSVLHPRAAIDALRRPGRVVVVDEAFADIVPGEPESLAGDRLDGVVVLRSITKTFALAGLRAGYLLGDPLLLRRLARARPHWPLGTLQLVALEVCAGPEGAAYAAAQAAEVQAHRASMIAALRGAGVEVMGRPSASFVTIAVPNGTAFKERLRDHGYAVRSCANFVGMGPDMLRLAVRDESIVSGLIDAIGKVG, encoded by the coding sequence GTGAAATCGCCGAGCGTACCGACCGGGGGAGAACACCGAGTTCCTGCGGGGCAGCTGCTCACGGACCTTGCTCGTCACGGCGACCGTGACGCCGAGCCCGGACTCGTCGACTTCGCGGTCAACGTGCGCGGCACCACCCCCGACTTCCTACTGCGAGCGCTGAACGCCCGCATCGGTGACCTCGCCCGCTATCCCGGGGTCGACGATGAGCGACGGGCCGTGGAGGCCATCGCCAGGCATCACCGCCGCGACCCGTCCGAGGTCTTGTTGCTGGCCGGGGCTGCCGAGGGTTTCGCGCTGCTTCCGCAGTTGCAGCCCCGGCTGGCGGCTCTTCTGCAACCCTCGTTCACCGAACCCGAGCGCGCCTTGCGCTCAGCGGACGTCGCGATCGAGCAGGTGGTGCTCCCGCCGCCATGGAACCTCGACCCCGATCTCGTGCCCGAGTCCGCCGACCTGGTGGTGCTGGGCAACCCCACCAATCCCACGTCCGTGCTCCACCCCCGCGCCGCGATCGACGCCCTGCGACGTCCCGGTCGCGTCGTCGTGGTGGATGAGGCGTTCGCCGACATCGTGCCCGGGGAGCCGGAGAGCCTCGCGGGTGATCGTCTCGACGGTGTGGTGGTTCTGCGGAGCATCACGAAGACATTTGCACTCGCGGGGCTGCGCGCCGGTTACCTCCTGGGCGACCCCTTGTTGCTGCGCCGGCTGGCCCGGGCCCGACCGCACTGGCCACTGGGGACGTTGCAGCTGGTCGCGCTCGAAGTGTGTGCGGGCCCCGAGGGTGCTGCGTACGCGGCGGCGCAGGCTGCCGAGGTACAGGCGCATCGCGCCTCGATGATCGCGGCACTGCGGGGAGCAGGTGTCGAGGTGATGGGACGACCTTCGGCTTCGTTTGTCACGATCGCGGTCCCGAACGGCACTGCGTTCAAAGAACGGCTGCGCGATCATGGTTATGCGGTGCGCAGCTGCGCCAACTTCGTCGGGATGGGGCCGGACATGCTCCGGCTCGCGGTCCGCGACGAGAGCATTGTCTCCGGGTTGATCGATGCGATCGGAAAGGTGGGCTGA
- a CDS encoding HAD-IA family hydrolase, which produces MSSRIDTSLPDPADLPDPAAASTVLLFDLDGTITDSFAGIEKSFRHALDTVGAPQPDESVVAGIAGPPMIDSLRRLDLDEPTVDAAMKAYRERYVSVGWLENSVFDGMDGLLADLSASGRRLAVATSKNQATARRILEHFGLDKHFEYIAGASDDGSRRSKSDVIGHALASLGITDVSDHAVVMIGDRSHDVHGSAEFGIPAVFVRWGYAVSDEHTDAAWAVESVDQLRGLLHA; this is translated from the coding sequence GTGAGTTCGCGCATCGACACCAGCCTCCCCGACCCCGCCGATCTACCCGACCCGGCCGCCGCGTCGACGGTGCTCCTGTTCGACCTCGACGGCACCATCACCGATTCGTTCGCAGGAATCGAGAAGAGTTTCCGCCATGCCCTCGACACCGTGGGCGCACCTCAACCCGATGAGTCGGTGGTGGCCGGGATCGCGGGGCCACCGATGATCGACAGCCTTCGGCGGCTCGACCTCGATGAACCCACCGTCGATGCCGCGATGAAGGCGTACCGCGAGCGGTACGTCAGCGTCGGCTGGCTGGAGAACTCGGTGTTCGACGGTATGGACGGACTCCTCGCCGACCTGTCCGCGTCCGGCCGCAGGCTCGCGGTGGCGACCTCCAAGAATCAGGCCACCGCCCGGCGGATCCTCGAGCACTTCGGGCTCGACAAGCACTTCGAGTACATCGCGGGGGCATCCGATGACGGTTCACGCCGCAGCAAATCCGACGTGATCGGGCACGCACTGGCCTCCCTGGGCATCACCGACGTCTCCGATCACGCTGTGGTGATGATCGGCGACCGTTCGCATGACGTCCACGGTTCGGCCGAGTTCGGCATTCCCGCAGTGTTCGTGCGGTGGGGATATGCGGTGTCCGACGAGCACACCGACGCGGCGTGGGCTGTGGAATCGGTGGACCAGCTCCGCGGGTTGCTCCATGCCTGA
- a CDS encoding low molecular weight protein-tyrosine-phosphatase, whose product MPERLHVTFVCTGNICRSPMGQNIFRHALDEAGLAEQVRVTSCGTGHWHVGDPADLRARTELTSAGYDDDHTAAQIGPEHLGADLLLAMDSGHLRALQEQGVGERARLLRSFDPDADGPDVADPYYGSDDGFATVRQQIEAAVPGLLAWVRERH is encoded by the coding sequence ATGCCTGAACGCCTGCACGTCACCTTCGTCTGCACCGGGAACATCTGCCGCTCACCCATGGGGCAGAACATCTTCCGGCATGCGCTCGACGAGGCCGGGCTCGCGGAGCAGGTCCGGGTGACCAGTTGCGGTACGGGCCACTGGCATGTCGGCGATCCCGCCGACCTCAGGGCCCGTACCGAATTGACCTCGGCCGGGTACGACGACGACCACACCGCAGCCCAGATCGGACCCGAGCACCTCGGAGCAGACTTGTTGCTGGCGATGGACAGCGGGCATCTGCGTGCGCTGCAGGAACAGGGCGTCGGCGAACGAGCACGGCTGTTGCGCAGCTTCGACCCCGACGCCGATGGGCCGGATGTCGCCGACCCGTACTACGGATCGGACGACGGTTTCGCCACCGTTCGTCAGCAGATCGAGGCCGCCGTCCCGGGGCTCCTGGCGTGGGTGCGCGAACGCCACTGA
- a CDS encoding putative zinc-binding metallopeptidase has product MRDLVCRKCGQRLSFENTLCLNCKSPLGFHMPTRTMYVLDDEATTELDGQKLVRCTNFALISCNWVIPEVEPGAKTPAGEPNPSTLCESCRLTRTRPADTDTTAMEAFGVAETNKRRVILELDELGLPIRGRDVDPDTGLAFDLLSSAENPVITGHASGVVTLDLAEGDDVHREQLRVSMDEPYRTLIGHFRHEIGHYYQMVLVGSGEHRARFEELFGDPDEDYQAALDRHYGEGPPTNWRRNYVSSYATMHPAEDWAETFAHYLHIRDTLDTAAAFAMAPAGATLDSVLLGDVGFDQIIDLWLPLTWALNQINRSMGHQDLYPFVLPQQVLSKMRFIHGLIAPAVL; this is encoded by the coding sequence ATGCGCGATCTGGTCTGCCGTAAGTGTGGTCAGCGACTGTCGTTCGAGAACACGTTGTGCCTGAACTGCAAGAGCCCGCTCGGATTCCACATGCCGACCCGCACCATGTACGTCCTCGACGACGAGGCGACCACCGAACTCGACGGACAAAAGCTGGTGCGATGCACCAACTTCGCACTCATCTCCTGCAACTGGGTCATCCCCGAAGTCGAACCCGGCGCGAAAACACCTGCAGGCGAACCGAATCCGTCGACTCTGTGCGAGTCATGCCGGCTCACCCGAACGCGGCCCGCCGACACCGACACCACCGCGATGGAGGCGTTCGGGGTTGCCGAGACCAACAAACGCCGGGTGATCCTCGAACTGGACGAATTGGGGCTTCCCATCCGGGGCCGCGACGTGGACCCCGACACGGGCCTCGCGTTCGATCTGCTGTCCAGCGCCGAGAACCCGGTCATCACCGGCCACGCCAGCGGGGTGGTGACCCTCGACCTCGCAGAGGGCGACGATGTGCACCGCGAGCAGTTGCGGGTGTCGATGGACGAGCCCTATCGCACCCTGATCGGACACTTCCGTCACGAGATCGGGCACTACTACCAAATGGTCCTGGTCGGCTCAGGCGAACACCGGGCACGGTTCGAGGAACTGTTCGGAGACCCGGACGAGGACTACCAGGCCGCACTCGACCGCCATTACGGCGAGGGACCCCCGACGAACTGGCGCCGCAACTACGTCTCCTCCTACGCCACGATGCACCCCGCCGAGGACTGGGCGGAGACGTTCGCGCACTACCTGCACATCCGCGACACCCTCGACACCGCTGCTGCATTCGCGATGGCGCCGGCAGGAGCCACCCTCGACAGCGTGTTGCTCGGCGATGTGGGATTCGACCAGATCATCGACCTGTGGCTCCCGCTGACGTGGGCGCTCAACCAGATCAACCGATCGATGGGGCATCAGGATCTGTACCCGTTTGTACTCCCGCAACAGGTGTTGTCGAAAATGCGCTTCATCCACGGACTGATCGCACCGGCCGTGCTCTGA
- a CDS encoding SURF1 family protein, protein MRVLRNFLRPGWIALAIVVIAFAVACFWVLAPWQLGKNSRTEHQNDLIERAESSQPVPIGDLYQDGRPVEDAEWSRVSVTGRYLPDKQAVVRLRSIEGSPAYEVLTPFAANSGDTYLVNRGYVKPVQGTALPPIISPPSEQVTLVARIRAAEGTSPGREPRTEAGATQVYSIDPVVLGRAVDVPLAAGYLQLTDDQPGGLGVIDLPQLDSGPYLSYGLQWLAFGVMAPLGLGYFVWSEVKQRKAAKTGAPIPKKPRERGRRTREALAASSTGTVVHSEARGPIGSGPTSAPDDKLSDRYGR, encoded by the coding sequence GTGCGTGTCCTGCGAAACTTCCTGCGTCCCGGATGGATCGCGCTTGCCATCGTGGTGATCGCGTTCGCCGTCGCGTGCTTCTGGGTGCTGGCCCCGTGGCAATTGGGTAAGAACTCACGCACCGAGCATCAGAACGACCTCATCGAACGAGCCGAGTCGTCCCAGCCCGTTCCGATCGGAGACCTCTATCAAGATGGTCGCCCGGTCGAGGACGCCGAATGGAGCCGTGTCTCGGTCACCGGCAGGTACCTGCCGGACAAGCAGGCGGTGGTACGGCTGCGCTCCATCGAAGGGTCGCCCGCCTACGAGGTGCTCACCCCGTTCGCGGCGAACTCCGGCGACACCTACCTGGTCAACCGCGGATACGTGAAGCCTGTTCAGGGCACGGCCTTGCCTCCGATCATCTCGCCGCCGTCCGAGCAGGTCACGCTGGTCGCCCGCATCCGTGCGGCGGAGGGAACCAGTCCGGGGCGTGAGCCGCGCACCGAGGCCGGGGCCACACAGGTCTATTCCATCGACCCGGTGGTCCTCGGCCGTGCCGTCGACGTGCCTTTGGCCGCCGGATACCTCCAGCTGACCGACGACCAGCCCGGTGGACTCGGCGTCATCGATCTCCCGCAGCTCGATTCAGGCCCGTACCTCTCCTATGGGTTGCAATGGCTTGCCTTCGGCGTGATGGCGCCGTTGGGGCTGGGCTACTTCGTGTGGTCGGAGGTCAAGCAGCGGAAAGCTGCGAAGACCGGCGCCCCGATACCCAAGAAGCCACGCGAGCGGGGCCGCCGGACGCGGGAGGCACTGGCCGCGTCGTCCACCGGCACAGTGGTCCATTCGGAGGCGCGTGGGCCGATCGGCTCAGGACCGACGAGCGCGCCGGACGACAAGCTGTCCGACCGCTACGGTCGCTAA